The following are encoded in a window of Brevibacillus ruminantium genomic DNA:
- a CDS encoding stalk domain-containing protein produces the protein MKKHWLSITTGMAIASVVVGTVFANSPIKLIVDGNVIKTSSAPENIHNRVMVPVKSLGEIIGAKVTWDAGQQAVLIDTGKEEERLRIEQLEKALAPHSAKEAAESFITSYKTRNGALLHAILAPDIRDKRVAEEGGWVIGVSSPWVSSAAIQSEKQLNANTAEFLVNLQMATSEGSEGPWLLKVIVKKFDDQWLITDYGDATDSKE, from the coding sequence ATGAAAAAACATTGGCTCAGTATTACAACCGGAATGGCAATTGCATCAGTTGTGGTAGGAACTGTCTTTGCAAACAGTCCAATCAAACTGATTGTTGACGGGAATGTCATCAAGACAAGCAGTGCACCGGAAAATATCCATAACCGCGTAATGGTTCCTGTAAAATCGCTTGGCGAGATTATCGGAGCGAAGGTAACCTGGGACGCCGGGCAGCAAGCAGTTTTGATTGACACCGGGAAAGAAGAGGAAAGGCTACGGATCGAGCAGCTGGAGAAAGCACTTGCTCCCCACTCCGCAAAAGAAGCCGCAGAATCGTTTATCACTAGCTATAAGACACGCAATGGCGCGCTCTTGCACGCTATTCTCGCTCCGGATATTAGAGACAAAAGGGTTGCAGAAGAGGGCGGCTGGGTGATCGGCGTTTCCAGTCCATGGGTGTCAAGCGCTGCAATTCAAAGTGAAAAGCAACTAAATGCCAATACTGCAGAATTCCTCGTGAACTTACAAATGGCGACTTCTGAAGGCAGTGAAGGGCCATGGTTGTTGAAAGTGATCGTGAAGAAGTTCGATGATCAGTGGTTAATTACTGACTATGGAGACGCAACCGACAGTAAGGAGTAG
- the ant(9) gene encoding aminoglycoside nucleotidyltransferase ANT(9): MSNLNNVKIPKEAIQALKIVEELLGSSIVGVYLFGSAVNGGLRINSDVDVLVVVNHSLSEVTGKKLTDRLMPISGKIGNIDSVRPLEVTVINHSDVVPWRYPPRNEFIYGEWLRSEFEKGHIQGPTYDPDLAIVLAQVRKNSISLFGPDASEILDPVPMTDIRRAIKESLPGLIEGIKGDERNVILTLARMWQTVSIGDISPKDVAAKWALPQLPTKYSTLLDVARKAYRGESVDKWEGMDSEVTALANHMKNSIESCLSI; encoded by the coding sequence ATGAGCAATCTGAATAACGTAAAAATACCGAAGGAAGCGATTCAAGCATTAAAAATCGTAGAGGAGTTGCTTGGAAGTTCGATAGTCGGAGTATATTTATTTGGTTCTGCAGTAAACGGTGGTTTACGCATTAACAGTGATGTAGATGTTCTAGTGGTCGTGAATCATAGTTTGTCTGAAGTGACTGGAAAAAAACTAACAGACAGACTAATGCCTATATCTGGAAAGATAGGAAATATAGATTCTGTGAGACCACTTGAAGTCACGGTGATAAACCATAGCGATGTTGTCCCTTGGCGATATCCGCCCAGAAATGAATTTATCTATGGTGAGTGGCTTAGGAGTGAGTTTGAGAAAGGACATATTCAGGGGCCAACCTATGACCCTGATTTGGCTATTGTTTTAGCACAAGTAAGAAAAAATAGCATTTCTCTATTTGGTCCTGATGCTTCAGAGATACTTGACCCCGTGCCGATGACAGATATTCGAAGAGCGATTAAGGAGTCTTTGCCAGGGTTGATTGAGGGTATCAAAGGTGATGAGCGTAATGTAATCTTAACCCTCGCTCGAATGTGGCAGACCGTGTCTATCGGTGATATTTCTCCAAAAGATGTGGCTGCAAAATGGGCTTTACCCCAGTTGCCTACAAAATATTCGACTTTACTCGACGTAGCCAGAAAAGCCTATCGAGGAGAATCTGTTGATAAGTGGGAAGGAATGGATTCCGAGGTGACAGCACTCGCTAATCATATGAAAAACTCAATAGAATCTTGCCTTAGTATCTGA
- a CDS encoding transporter substrate-binding domain-containing protein, with translation MIVVTLFLFTFFPGSAEAEEERLIRVGFDKSLPPLSYLDKNGEAAGFDIDLIRKMATLRGDKIQFIPLEWEDAVIQLRAGQLDLVVGMKYTSTRDIYFDFSDSYLTMSDALIVPSATRDISGINDLRGKVVAVQRDDAGIYQLESIRGGKMLIAFNQPDAMDMLFLGRADVFLGNRWTAEYVLQKANMRQDYRIRTGLIPPSDYAFAVREGNYELLNKLNEGLKELHRSGTYELLYSQYLEPYNAMAIDWWRKLVYGLLIVMGLVVIVLAGSFLWNKRLQREVRVQTAALADSFAFQRKVLDSVDNGILSFDQTGRITLINHAASRLLGLESKPAESYVMDCLPHLPVQQALMGEKSILEGELHLGDGTGRIVYYYIATLSNSVGAQVGGILCLQDRTEQKHLQARLIAQEKMRALGELVAGIAHEIRNPLTAIKTFTELLPKKLDDTRFRAELLEHVPEEVARMNRIIEDLLDYSREKPVQQKWEKPLDLVQSVMGLFTKRMESEGIRIVVDISPDLKVFVDRDRIKQVLINLILNAIEAMADSQDKQLTIHTKQGGKMVCLAISDTGSGIAQEDLLQMFQPFYTTKSQGIGLGLYISQKIMHEHGGEIEVKSEVWKGTTFLLQFAKGENAIEHFDH, from the coding sequence ATGATAGTCGTAACATTATTTCTGTTCACTTTTTTCCCTGGATCAGCAGAAGCCGAAGAAGAACGCCTGATTCGAGTCGGTTTCGATAAGAGCTTGCCTCCTTTATCATATTTGGATAAAAACGGGGAAGCTGCCGGCTTTGATATCGATCTGATCCGGAAAATGGCTACGCTCCGCGGTGATAAAATTCAATTTATTCCGCTGGAGTGGGAGGACGCGGTTATTCAGCTAAGAGCAGGACAACTGGACCTGGTTGTAGGTATGAAATATACAAGCACGCGCGACATCTACTTTGATTTCAGTGACTCCTATTTAACGATGTCAGACGCATTGATCGTTCCGTCGGCAACCCGAGATATTTCCGGGATCAATGATCTAAGAGGAAAAGTGGTAGCGGTCCAGCGAGATGATGCAGGAATCTACCAATTAGAGAGCATCAGGGGTGGCAAAATGCTGATCGCTTTCAATCAGCCGGATGCAATGGACATGCTATTTTTAGGGAGAGCGGATGTTTTTCTGGGAAACCGGTGGACAGCTGAATATGTACTCCAGAAGGCAAATATGCGGCAAGACTACCGGATTCGCACAGGTCTCATCCCACCATCTGATTATGCCTTTGCTGTGCGAGAGGGCAATTATGAGCTTCTAAACAAGCTGAATGAAGGCTTGAAGGAGCTGCATCGAAGTGGCACCTACGAGCTTTTGTATTCGCAATACCTGGAGCCTTATAACGCTATGGCCATCGATTGGTGGCGCAAGCTGGTCTACGGCTTGCTCATCGTGATGGGACTCGTTGTGATCGTTCTGGCTGGGAGCTTTCTTTGGAATAAACGATTGCAAAGAGAGGTCAGGGTTCAAACAGCCGCTTTGGCAGACAGCTTCGCTTTTCAGAGAAAAGTGCTGGACAGTGTGGACAACGGAATTCTTTCATTTGATCAAACAGGGCGGATTACCTTGATTAACCATGCTGCAAGTAGATTGCTGGGATTAGAGAGCAAGCCAGCGGAGTCATATGTTATGGACTGCCTGCCCCATTTACCTGTTCAGCAGGCACTGATGGGAGAGAAGAGCATACTCGAAGGCGAGCTGCACCTAGGAGATGGAACAGGCAGAATCGTTTATTATTATATCGCCACTTTATCTAACAGCGTAGGAGCGCAGGTAGGCGGGATTCTTTGCCTGCAGGACCGGACTGAGCAGAAGCATCTGCAAGCCCGATTAATTGCGCAAGAAAAAATGCGTGCCCTTGGAGAGCTGGTCGCGGGTATTGCCCATGAAATCCGCAATCCGTTGACAGCGATCAAAACCTTTACCGAGCTGCTCCCCAAAAAGCTGGATGATACACGTTTTCGGGCCGAGCTTCTGGAGCATGTTCCGGAAGAAGTAGCCAGAATGAATCGGATTATTGAGGATTTGCTTGATTATTCCAGAGAAAAGCCTGTTCAACAAAAATGGGAGAAGCCCTTGGACCTCGTTCAATCCGTGATGGGTCTTTTCACCAAACGGATGGAGAGCGAAGGGATACGAATTGTGGTCGATATTTCTCCGGATTTGAAAGTGTTCGTAGATCGCGACCGAATCAAACAGGTGCTGATTAATCTGATTCTCAATGCTATTGAGGCCATGGCCGACTCACAGGACAAGCAATTGACGATTCATACCAAGCAGGGTGGCAAAATGGTCTGTCTGGCGATTTCCGATACGGGTTCCGGTATAGCGCAGGAAGATTTACTTCAAATGTTTCAGCCTTTCTATACAACGAAAAGTCAGGGAATTGGGCTTGGGTTGTATATTAGCCAGAAAATTATGCACGAGCATGGCGGAGAGATTGAAGTGAAAAGTGAAGTGTGGAAAGGCACTACGTTTCTATTACAGTTTGCGAAGGGGGAGAACGCAATTGAACATTTTGATCATTGA
- a CDS encoding sigma-54-dependent transcriptional regulator: protein MNILIIDDERAICSSLSFALEDEYRVLTASGPDEGLRLLDEEPIDGILLDLNLRVASGIDLLRVIKERKPEVVVIIMTAYGSIESSVEAMKAGAYHYLSKPLNLDEVRLLLSKALAFQQLHRQVQVLSQAVRQHETYAGIIGKSSAIQKVFQLIEKVKDINSNVMITGESGTGKELVARAIHFQGGRQKGAFSVINCAAIPEPLLESELFGHEKGAFTGAYQKQQGLFERSDGGTIFLDEIGEMPLSLQAKILRVIQEKVVTPVGSQQPKEVDVRIISATNRNLQEEVAKGSFREDLYYRLNVIPIHLPPLRERKEDVPLLIEHFLAFYAANMGVRTKTLSPEAKRKLYNYTYPGNVRELSNMLEYAVALSEEEVIQLDDLPEAVRGNRVTPAGEDAKESGLLIPEGLTLAEAERMYILYTLEKNEGHRLNTAKQLSISERGLREKLKQYVRGKE from the coding sequence TTGAACATTTTGATCATTGATGACGAGCGAGCCATCTGTTCCTCGCTCTCATTTGCGCTTGAGGATGAATACCGCGTCCTAACCGCTTCGGGACCTGATGAAGGCCTTAGACTACTGGATGAAGAGCCGATTGACGGGATCTTGCTTGATCTGAATTTGCGCGTAGCGAGCGGGATCGATCTTCTTCGGGTGATCAAGGAGAGAAAGCCGGAGGTAGTTGTCATTATTATGACGGCTTATGGATCGATCGAATCGTCCGTAGAGGCGATGAAAGCAGGGGCCTATCATTACTTGTCCAAGCCTCTCAATTTAGACGAAGTAAGGCTTTTGCTTAGCAAAGCTCTTGCGTTTCAACAGCTTCATCGCCAGGTTCAGGTGCTCAGTCAGGCCGTTCGGCAGCACGAAACTTATGCGGGCATTATTGGCAAGAGCAGTGCCATTCAGAAAGTATTTCAATTGATCGAGAAGGTAAAGGATATTAATTCCAACGTAATGATTACGGGAGAAAGCGGTACAGGCAAGGAATTGGTAGCCCGTGCGATCCATTTTCAGGGGGGACGGCAGAAGGGCGCTTTTTCGGTCATCAATTGTGCGGCTATACCGGAGCCTCTGCTGGAAAGCGAGTTGTTCGGACATGAAAAAGGTGCATTCACTGGCGCCTATCAGAAACAGCAAGGGCTGTTTGAGCGATCCGATGGCGGCACGATCTTTCTGGATGAGATCGGAGAGATGCCTTTGTCGCTGCAAGCGAAAATATTGCGAGTCATTCAGGAGAAGGTCGTTACCCCAGTGGGTTCCCAGCAGCCCAAGGAAGTGGATGTTCGAATCATTTCGGCAACAAATCGCAACCTGCAGGAAGAAGTGGCAAAAGGGAGCTTTCGCGAGGATCTTTACTATCGCTTAAATGTCATTCCCATCCATCTTCCACCTCTCCGTGAGCGCAAGGAGGATGTGCCACTTCTCATTGAGCATTTTTTAGCCTTTTACGCTGCTAATATGGGAGTCCGAACGAAAACATTAAGTCCAGAGGCCAAACGTAAGCTGTATAACTACACCTACCCCGGCAATGTTCGCGAGCTTTCCAATATGCTGGAATATGCGGTGGCGCTCTCCGAAGAGGAAGTGATTCAGCTTGACGATCTTCCAGAAGCCGTTCGTGGAAATCGGGTCACTCCAGCAGGTGAGGATGCAAAAGAAAGCGGTCTTTTGATACCAGAAGGGCTAACTCTTGCAGAAGCGGAAAGAATGTATATTCTCTATACACTTGAGAAAAATGAGGGCCATCGTCTGAATACAGCCAAACAACTATCGATCAGCGAGCGGGGATTACGTGAAAAGCTGAAGCAATATGTAAGAGGTAAGGAATGA